One genomic region from Lineus longissimus chromosome 6, tnLinLong1.2, whole genome shotgun sequence encodes:
- the LOC135489865 gene encoding D(1)-like dopamine receptor isoform X2, with the protein MSDIDEHEKEVQYSANGLSYMLIHVNMTSVAQDDVTTWPPIPVIPPEEIWIAVTKAIIFAVLCVTIISGNLLVCLAVIRFRRLRKVTNYFIVSLSVADLLVGAFVMPFSATYEVLGWWPFGAFCEYHSSFDVTLCCASLYNLCMVSVDRYIAITSPMTYQSRMRPKVAFILIAVVWVAAFSTFIPMVLGLSREEGFEYEYDNPHSCKFIINKTFAFIITVPPFYIPTLFMIIAYGRMFYIARQQAMQIANLSKVIRQNGDSPVGSISLRDRSRFASDHKALRVVMTVIGVFLICWMPYFIVFPYDTFCRCVGNLTWSIVLWLGYANSIFNPLIYAFNRDFR; encoded by the coding sequence ATGTCGGATATTGATGAACATGAGAAAGAGGTCCAATACAGTGCAAATGGCTTAAGCTACATGTTGATTCATGTCAATATGACATCGGTTGCTCaggatgacgtcacaacatggcCGCCCATTCCCGTGATTCCACCGGAAGAGATATGGATAGCCGTCACAAAGGCAATAATATTCGCTGTATTGTGTGTAACGATTATATCTGGTAACCTTCTGGTCTGTCTGGCCGTGATTAGGTTCAGACGACTGAGAAAGGTTACGAACTACTTTATTGTGTCCTTGTCCGTAGCTGACCTTTTAGTTGGCGCATTCGTGATGCCCTTCAGTGCAACATACGAGGTCCTGGGCTGGTGGCCATTCGGCGCATTTTGTGAATATCATAGCTCATTTGACGTAACCCTCTGCTGTGCAAGCTTGTACAATCTCTGCATGGTGTCCGTGGACCGGTACATCGCCATCACGTCTCCAATGACGTACCAATCTCGTATGAGGCCGAAAGTGGCATTCATTTTGATAGCAGTTGTGTGGGTTGCTGCGTTTTCCACCTTCATACCTATGGTGCTTGGCCTCAGCAGGGAAGAAGGCTTCGAATATGAATACGATAATCCACATTCCTGCAAATTTATCATCAACAAGACATTCGCCTTCATCATCACTGTTCCGCCATTTTATATACCGACTTTGTTCATGATTATAGCATATGGACGCATGTTTTATATTGCTCGTCAACAAGCAATGCAGATAGCAAACCTAAGCAAGGTTATACGTCAGAACGGGGACAGTCCGGTCGGGAGCATATCGCTCAGAGACAGAAGTAGGTTCGCCTCGGATCATAAAGCACTAAGAGTTGTGATGACAGTGATTGGTGTATTCCTGATATGCTGGATGCCATACTTCATTGTGTTTCCTTACGATACCTTCTGCCGATGTGTGGGCAACTTGACTTGGTCCATAGTACTCTGGCTGGGATACGCAAACTCCATCTTCAATCCACTCATCTATGCATTCAACAGAGATTTTAGGTAA